In the Flavobacteriales bacterium genome, CATTCGAATCCTGGAAAGGAAATCTGGAGCAGGTAGATGATGTGTGCATCATGGGTGTTCGTATTGGTTGATTTTCATCGCTCTTATTTATACTAATTGTTTTTATCCTGTTACCATGGAACTGATTTCAAAATTATTAATCGGACTAGTTGCGCTGGAGCATCTTTATTTTATGTATTTCGAAATGTTTGCCTGGGAAACCATTGGTAAACGAACCTTTAAATCGATACCTGCCGAATTGTTTAAGCCTACCAAAGCATTAGCGGCGAATCAGGGATTGTACAATGGATTTTTAGCGGCCGGATTAATCTGGAGTTTTTTTATCTGCAATGCGGAATGGTCGAAAAACGTTGCTTCCTTCTTTTTAATTTGTGTGGTTATTGCCGGAATTTACGGGGCGCTTACAGCCAGTAAAAAAATATTTATTGTTCAGACCCTGCCCGCACTTTTTGCATTAGGGGTATTGCTCACACTGGTGTGAAGCGTTATTCTTCAATACCTGTTAAACACGAAAATAGTTATCCATTATCAGTATGAGTCATCGCATTCGTCCGGTGAAATTAACGGACATCCCACAGTTAAAAAAAGTACTTGATTCCAGTGAATTGTTTCCTTCGGAATATTTAGATGAAATGATTTCGGATTACCTCCATAATCCGCAAAGCAGCGACTTCTGGTTTACCTGCGTTGAAAACGATACGCCGGTGGCCATAGCTTATTGCGTTCCGGAGAAATTGACCGAAGGGACTTACAATTTATTGGCATTGGGTGTTTCTAATGATGTGCAGAAAAAAGGAATCGGAAAAGAAATGATGAACTACATCGAAAATCATCTTAAAAGTACTGACGGCAGAATTTTAATAATAGACACCTCCAGTGATGAAGCGCAAGCTGCAGCCAGAAATTTTTATCATAAAATCGGTTAT is a window encoding:
- a CDS encoding GNAT family N-acetyltransferase — encoded protein: MSHRIRPVKLTDIPQLKKVLDSSELFPSEYLDEMISDYLHNPQSSDFWFTCVENDTPVAIAYCVPEKLTEGTYNLLALGVSNDVQKKGIGKEMMNYIENHLKSTDGRILIIDTSSDEAQAAARNFYHKIGY
- a CDS encoding DUF1304 domain-containing protein codes for the protein MELISKLLIGLVALEHLYFMYFEMFAWETIGKRTFKSIPAELFKPTKALAANQGLYNGFLAAGLIWSFFICNAEWSKNVASFFLICVVIAGIYGALTASKKIFIVQTLPALFALGVLLTLV